A window of the Candidatus Marinimicrobia bacterium CG08_land_8_20_14_0_20_45_22 genome harbors these coding sequences:
- a CDS encoding D-alanine--D-alanine ligase, whose protein sequence is MKIAVTYSTKKGLGKEYTKRFVSDLDDEDIPPDLFAEGDSLRTIHSIINSFKENGHEVVGFESDDSVMRRLEKARPQLVFNVAEGLFGDMRESYVPLMCERLGLPYTGSGPLTLAICLNKARSKEILSYYGVPNPRFWMIFPDQEFPENSISFPSIVKPISEGSSKGIFNNSVAQDYESLRRIVRDNFDKYQQPVIVEEFLPGREFTVALWGNGYEVDVLPIISVNFSHLPKEAQAIYSYEAKWVWDTPEKPLDIFECPAKISSELRASIEKTVKRAYQVLNIRDWCRIDVRLDADGVPNVLELNPLPGILPDPRENSCFPKAARTAGYSYSQMLNRVLDISAARYGIR, encoded by the coding sequence ATGAAGATCGCTGTCACTTATAGTACAAAAAAAGGTTTAGGGAAGGAGTACACAAAACGCTTCGTCTCCGATCTGGACGACGAAGATATCCCTCCCGACCTTTTTGCCGAAGGTGATAGCCTTCGGACGATACATTCAATCATCAATTCATTCAAAGAAAACGGACATGAGGTCGTAGGCTTCGAAAGCGACGATTCGGTCATGCGACGATTAGAAAAAGCCAGACCGCAATTGGTTTTTAACGTTGCCGAAGGATTATTTGGAGACATGCGCGAGTCTTATGTCCCGTTGATGTGCGAGCGGTTAGGTCTGCCGTACACGGGTTCAGGCCCGCTGACGCTGGCGATTTGCCTGAATAAAGCCCGTTCCAAGGAAATTTTAAGTTATTACGGTGTTCCGAATCCGCGGTTCTGGATGATTTTTCCCGATCAGGAATTTCCGGAAAACAGTATTTCTTTTCCATCAATCGTCAAACCGATCTCAGAAGGAAGCAGTAAAGGAATTTTTAACAATTCTGTTGCCCAAGATTATGAATCGTTAAGGCGAATCGTGAGGGATAACTTCGACAAATATCAGCAACCGGTAATCGTTGAGGAATTTTTACCGGGGCGTGAGTTTACCGTCGCTCTTTGGGGGAATGGTTATGAAGTCGATGTTCTACCGATTATCTCGGTGAATTTTTCTCATCTACCGAAAGAAGCGCAGGCGATCTATTCATACGAAGCGAAGTGGGTGTGGGATACTCCTGAAAAACCACTGGATATTTTTGAGTGTCCGGCGAAGATTTCTTCCGAATTGCGAGCGTCGATAGAAAAAACGGTCAAACGCGCTTATCAGGTTTTAAACATTCGCGATTGGTGCCGGATCGACGTGCGTTTGGACGCGGACGGCGTTCCGAATGTACTCGAATTGAATCCGCTTCCGGGAATACTTCCCGATCCACGAGAGAATTCCTGCTTTCCCAAAGCCGCGCGAACTGCTGGCTATTCGTATTCACAAATGCTCAACCGAGTCCTTGACATATCCGCCGCGAGGTACGGCATCCGATAA
- a CDS encoding hemolysin: protein MKKLKDPISGFTHFLGVLASIAALVFLIVRSSHPAKPWHIVGFSIYGAGMLLSYTASTVYHWLNLSEKNTLRLRRIDHMMIFIFIASTYTPICLIPLRGGWGWTLFGLVWATAIAGIVLKTVWMEAPRRLTAAIYVLMGWLAMIALVPLLHAVGLTALTWLLLGGLFYTIGAVIYSRKWPNPFPPVFGFHEIFHLFVILGSVCHFILMVKYIVPLK from the coding sequence ATGAAAAAACTTAAAGATCCTATCAGTGGATTCACGCATTTCCTTGGCGTGTTGGCGTCTATCGCCGCGCTGGTTTTTCTTATCGTTCGCTCCAGCCATCCGGCAAAGCCGTGGCATATTGTCGGTTTTTCGATTTATGGAGCCGGAATGCTGTTGTCCTATACCGCAAGCACAGTTTATCACTGGCTAAATTTATCCGAGAAGAATACACTTCGACTCCGACGGATCGATCATATGATGATTTTCATTTTTATTGCTTCGACCTACACGCCGATTTGTTTAATCCCGCTTCGCGGCGGATGGGGCTGGACTCTGTTTGGATTGGTTTGGGCAACGGCGATTGCTGGAATCGTTCTAAAAACTGTTTGGATGGAAGCGCCTCGTCGGCTCACGGCGGCGATTTATGTTTTAATGGGGTGGCTGGCTATGATTGCACTGGTTCCGCTATTACATGCCGTAGGTTTGACGGCGTTGACTTGGTTATTATTAGGTGGACTTTTCTATACAATTGGCGCCGTTATATATTCAAGAAAATGGCCGAATCCTTTTCCGCCTGTCTTTGGCTTTCATGAAATTTTCCACTTGTTTGTGATTCTTGGCAGTGTTTGCCATTTTATCCTGATGGTCAAATATATTGTACCATTGAAATAA